The Thermoleophilia bacterium genomic sequence CGGGAGCCGACCGCCGGGAACGGGCTTGGCTGAATCTCTGCTCAGCTCCCGCTGGGCGGTGGCGATCGATCCCGCCCGCCGCGACGGCCGCATCCTGAAGACGCGCCACGAGGACGCGGCGGCGGGCGAGACCATGCCGTTGCCGCCCGATCTCGATCCGAACCTCGCCCGGGCACTCGCGGCCCAGGGCATCGAATCGCTCTACGGACACCAGACGGAAGTCTGGAACGCCAGCCGCGACGGCAGTGTGATCATCACCACTGGCACGGCCTCGGGCAAGTCCCTCGCCTTCAACCTGCCGGTGCTCGATTCGATCGCCGCAGCGCCCAAGGCCCGGGCGCTATACCTCTACCCGACCAAAGCGCTCGCACAGGACCAGGGCCGTTCGTTGGCCCGGCTGGGAGCGCCGAACCTGCGCGCGGCGATCTACGACGGTGACACCCCGAAGGACGAAAGGCCGGCGATCCGGCGCCGCAGCAACCTGGTCCTGACCAACCCCGACATGCTGCACGTCGGCATCCTGCCCCACCACCGGAACTGGGGTGACTTCCTCAGCAACCTCGAGTGGGTGGTGATCGACGAGGCACACACCTACCGCGGCGTCTTCGGCTCGAACGTGGCCAACGTGATCCGCCGCCTGCGGCGCATCAGCCGGGCTTACGGCGCCGAGCCGAAGTTCGTGCTCGCTTCGGCGACGATCGCCAACCCGGGCGAGCTCGCCGACCGGCTGGTCGGCGAAGAGTTCACGCTGGTCGACCGGGACACCGCCCCACGGGCGAAACGGGAGATCAACGTCTGGAACCCGCCGCTGATCAACCCGGCGATCGGAGCGCGCCGCTCCGCCCTGGCCGAAGCGGCCGACCTCCTGGCCGAGCTGGTCAGCCACGACGTGCGCACGATCTGTTTCCTCAAGAGCCGCCGGGGCA encodes the following:
- a CDS encoding DEAD/DEAH box helicase; protein product: MPLPPDLDPNLARALAAQGIESLYGHQTEVWNASRDGSVIITTGTASGKSLAFNLPVLDSIAAAPKARALYLYPTKALAQDQGRSLARLGAPNLRAAIYDGDTPKDERPAIRRRSNLVLTNPDMLHVGILPHHRNWGDFLSNLEWVVIDEAHTYRGVFGSNVANVIRRLRRISRAYGAEPKFVLASATIANPGELADRLVGEEFTLVDRDTAPRAKREINVWNPPLINPAIGARRSALAEAADLLAELVSHDVRTICFLKSRRGIELIRKFAAENLQRRGRPELAEKIAPYRAGYTPSQRRGIEADLVEGRLLGVVSTDALELGIDIGSLDAAICVTFPGTVASLRQQWGRAGRRGRGLAVYVAGEDALDQFFCRHPD